From the genome of Acidobacteriota bacterium, one region includes:
- a CDS encoding type II toxin-antitoxin system Phd/YefM family antitoxin gives MSKPVELMPATELAEEIDAVLDGLRTSDQPLTEEGRPSAVMLSVAAYERAERERQILLLLARGEREIARSEGHDLDDVLAEADAILANAPL, from the coding sequence ATGTCAAAACCTGTGGAGCTAATGCCGGCGACAGAGTTAGCGGAAGAGATCGATGCAGTCCTTGATGGCCTGAGGACCTCTGATCAGCCTCTCACCGAGGAGGGTCGCCCCTCGGCCGTGATGCTAAGCGTCGCAGCCTACGAGCGGGCCGAGCGTGAACGGCAGATCTTACTATTGCTGGCCCGCGGCGAGAGGGAGATCGCCCGATCAGAAGGTCATGACCTCGACGACGTGCTCGCAGAGGCCGACGCCATTCTCGCTAATGCGCCATTGTGA
- a CDS encoding BlaI/MecI/CopY family transcriptional regulator, with protein sequence MTMPKKGPPRPTDAELGILRVLWQRGASTVREVQEALNENKPTGYTTVLKMLQIMTEKGLVRRNEEQRAHVYEAQLAQHLTQRQMVGDLLNRVFDGSASNLLMHALATKKGASREELSQIREILDELDRGAR encoded by the coding sequence ATGACGATGCCAAAGAAAGGGCCGCCTCGGCCAACCGATGCAGAGCTTGGGATTCTGAGGGTGCTGTGGCAGCGCGGGGCCAGCACCGTCCGCGAGGTTCAAGAGGCTCTCAACGAGAACAAGCCGACCGGCTATACAACCGTTCTCAAGATGCTCCAAATCATGACGGAGAAGGGGCTCGTTCGCAGGAATGAGGAGCAGCGGGCGCACGTTTACGAAGCTCAGCTCGCCCAGCATCTGACCCAGCGGCAAATGGTTGGCGATTTGCTCAATCGGGTTTTTGACGGGTCAGCCTCGAATCTGCTGATGCACGCCCTGGCCACCAAGAAGGGGGCCTCTCGCGAAGAGCTCTCCCAGATCAGAGAGATTTTGGACGAGCTTGATCGAGGTGCCCGATGA
- a CDS encoding M56 family metallopeptidase — MNGMMNGIEMLLGKPVFQALGWTLIHFIWEGALVAILYASVSVLLRRSTSNVRYASACFAMLLMLIAPAATMFAVIRAQEPSLAGAPSDTIGQAQPANPIARSTDDQQAITSKVEPAAAPHGSPMKQWAADRLPLAMPWLLALWFLGVLLLSLRFAGGLVTAQRLKRVDDSAVVQLWQEKLIALCVRLRVSRPVRLCESVLVEVPTVIGWLRPVILIPVSAVTGLSAEQLEALLAHELAHIRRCDYLVNLLQTTIETLLFYHPAVWWVSRQIRQEREHCCDDLAVAACGDVLTYARALAALEQLRVVEPHLAVAASGGSLLVRIQRLLRHRAPARYGFENWLAGVLALATVFGLLAAAETALLSRDVKAAAVQDAVTLTSVASDSRVAGQTTNSILPTVDRVTREQAFNHAEEASRTDPANTVQDQNAPTQKDQAQNDTTQSEPPAQEPASSPQDFISEMVSAGLTNLKVDQLVTLKIHGVTAQFVRELAGTVTKKLTVDEIIAMKIHGVSPGYANQFKALGLNGLDADELVAFAIHGVTPQFINEIKAAGVGNADPDSLVAFRIHGITPAYIQQIKDLGFTSLSGDQLTAFKIHGVTPEFIQAMRSIIRGKLSPDDLTGLRIHGVSPEFIKGLEALGYTNLTADQLMGWKIHGVTPGFISSIREAGYPRITADQLVELRIFGVTPEFIQTVKSRGFTDVTIDQLVELRRLNIIPSSRKK; from the coding sequence ATGAACGGAATGATGAACGGCATAGAGATGCTGTTGGGCAAACCGGTTTTCCAGGCGCTTGGCTGGACCTTGATTCATTTCATCTGGGAAGGCGCTCTGGTCGCGATTCTCTACGCCAGCGTGAGCGTTCTGCTTAGGCGGTCCACCTCGAATGTTCGGTACGCCTCTGCTTGCTTTGCAATGCTGCTGATGCTGATTGCTCCCGCGGCAACTATGTTCGCGGTAATCCGCGCACAGGAACCTTCGCTTGCCGGCGCACCTTCGGACACGATAGGGCAAGCTCAGCCGGCAAACCCGATCGCGCGATCGACGGACGATCAGCAAGCGATCACCTCGAAAGTCGAACCCGCTGCTGCTCCCCACGGTTCGCCGATGAAACAGTGGGCGGCCGACCGGCTCCCACTAGCTATGCCGTGGCTCCTGGCATTGTGGTTCTTGGGAGTGCTCCTTCTGTCGCTGAGGTTCGCGGGAGGATTGGTGACCGCCCAGCGACTCAAGCGAGTCGACGACAGCGCAGTCGTACAGCTTTGGCAAGAAAAACTCATCGCGCTCTGTGTTCGGCTACGGGTCTCGCGCCCCGTTCGTTTGTGCGAATCGGTGCTTGTCGAAGTGCCGACCGTGATCGGCTGGCTTCGACCTGTCATTCTCATTCCTGTCAGCGCGGTCACCGGGCTGAGCGCGGAGCAGTTGGAAGCCTTGCTGGCGCACGAGCTGGCGCATATCCGCCGATGTGATTACCTGGTCAATCTGCTCCAGACAACGATCGAGACATTGCTTTTCTATCATCCCGCGGTCTGGTGGGTGTCGCGGCAGATCCGCCAGGAGCGTGAGCACTGCTGCGACGATCTTGCCGTAGCCGCGTGCGGAGACGTATTGACCTATGCTCGCGCTCTCGCGGCGTTAGAACAACTGCGCGTCGTCGAGCCGCATCTCGCCGTCGCGGCAAGTGGCGGGTCGCTGCTCGTCAGGATTCAACGCCTGCTTCGACATCGCGCGCCGGCGCGCTACGGGTTTGAGAACTGGCTGGCCGGTGTCCTCGCTCTGGCGACGGTCTTCGGCTTGCTCGCGGCCGCCGAAACCGCGCTTCTCTCACGCGATGTCAAAGCGGCCGCCGTTCAAGACGCGGTTACGCTCACGTCTGTTGCTTCTGATTCGAGGGTTGCTGGTCAAACAACGAATTCGATTTTGCCAACCGTTGACCGAGTCACTCGAGAGCAGGCGTTCAATCACGCCGAAGAAGCATCGCGCACCGATCCCGCAAATACGGTTCAGGATCAGAACGCCCCGACCCAGAAGGATCAGGCTCAGAACGATACTACCCAATCGGAGCCGCCTGCGCAGGAACCTGCCTCGAGCCCGCAGGATTTCATTTCCGAAATGGTGTCTGCCGGTCTGACGAACTTGAAGGTCGACCAGTTGGTCACGCTCAAGATTCACGGAGTGACCGCGCAATTTGTCCGCGAGCTGGCCGGGACCGTAACCAAGAAGCTTACGGTGGACGAAATTATCGCGATGAAGATTCACGGCGTCTCACCGGGGTATGCAAACCAGTTCAAGGCACTGGGACTAAACGGGCTGGATGCTGATGAGCTTGTAGCGTTTGCTATACACGGGGTGACTCCGCAATTCATCAACGAGATCAAAGCAGCCGGAGTGGGCAATGCAGATCCCGACTCGCTCGTCGCGTTCAGGATTCACGGGATTACTCCGGCGTACATCCAGCAGATCAAGGACCTGGGCTTCACGAGTCTTTCTGGAGATCAGCTTACCGCTTTCAAGATACACGGCGTTACCCCCGAGTTCATTCAGGCGATGAGATCCATCATCCGAGGAAAGCTCTCGCCGGACGATCTAACGGGCTTAAGGATTCACGGCGTCAGTCCCGAATTCATCAAGGGACTCGAGGCCCTCGGATACACGAACCTGACCGCGGATCAACTGATGGGGTGGAAGATTCATGGAGTCACCCCCGGGTTCATCAGCTCGATTAGAGAGGCCGGTTATCCGCGCATAACCGCGGACCAGCTTGTTGAA